In Hyalangium gracile, the genomic stretch GACGGGGACGACGAACGGCAGCCGGGTGCTGGTGGTGAAGGCGTATGACGCGGCACGCAACGTGGGCACGAGCGCGAGTGTCCCGGTGACGGTGAGCAACGTGAGCACGACGGCGGCGTACGACGCGGCGCTGAAGGCGCCCCGGTGCTTCAGCGTGAACAGCATGTGCGACTCGGGCACGCTGCTCAACGGGCGAGGCAACCTGGGCCCCGAGACGACCAAGCCGAACACGGTGAACAGCTCGTGCGCGGACGGCTCCGGGGGCGTGTACCACTCGGACGAGTCGAACGACAGGCTGCGGGTGTCCTCGGTGGACGGCACGGCTTTCGCGGCGGGCAAGCAGGTGAAGGTGGAGGCCACGGTGTGGGCCTACTCCAGCTACACCTCGGACAAGCTGGACCTGTACTACGCGGCGGATGCGAACAACCCGACGTGGGTGCGCATCGGCACGCTGGCGCCGACGAAGTCCGGCGCGCAGACGCTGACGGCCACGTACACGCTGCCGGCCGGCACGGTGCAGGCGGTGCGCGCGCGCTTCCGCTACGGCGGCACCGTGGCCTCGTGCGGCTCGGGCTCGTATGACGACCACGATGATCTGATCTTCGCCGTGTCGCAGTAACGGGCGTGAGAAGGAGCGTGAACCTGGGGTGAGGGCGTCTGGCCCTCACCGCTTCTCGGTGGGCCTGGGACTCGTTCCCGGGCCCATTTATTTTGGGGGCCCGACCTTCAAGGGGTGGCCCCTCCCAGCCCGAGGTTTTCCCGCCGTCGATCGGGCTGGAACGTCGCCATGTGTGTGCACCGGGGCCAAGTCGAGGATGCTGGATGTAGACTTGTCGGCCAGAGGCAAGGAGGAATCATGCGATGGGGCATCCTGCTGGTCCTGCTCCTGGTCCCGGGGCTCTACGGGTGCAGTCATGGCACCTTCGCGGGTCTCCCGGATGCCGAGCAGGAAGCAGGTATCCGGACCAAAGGGGGTTCGGCGAGCGCGCGCATCTGGGCCTTGATCGCCAAGGGCCAGTTCGCTGAGGCGGAGGCCCTGATCGCCGAGGGAACCCGCTCTGGGCTCCTCGCAACAGCCACTGCGCAGAAGATGCTGGAGAAGATGGCCGTGCTGAATACAAAGCTCGGCGAAATCCCCGCGAGGCTCCAGCGTGCCCCTGACTTCCCTTCACAGCTCAAGGACTTCACCTGCTTCCAGATAGAGAACATGCTGAAAGCAGCGGATTACAGCCTCGCAACCCAGCCACAACTGCGCATGGCCGTGAAGCTCATTGAGCAACAGGCTCGCCTGATGGAGAAATGAGGACGCCATGGCGCATCTCAGCCCTGAAGAGTTGATGGCGAGATTTCATGCGGCCCGTAAAACGGGAAAGGAGCATCGCGGGAGCCCTTTGCAGTTCCAACTCCATCGAGAACTGGCCGAGTCCTGCCCCGCTTTCACACCCAACCTCCTTCAGCTGGCTCGGTCGCTGCTCCTTGGCGACGAGCCAGGCCCCAGAGACGATCCTGCCCTCGCGGAGGTCCAGCGCTTGCTGGAACAGGCTGTCCAGGTCTCAGGCCGAAGCGCTCCCACGCTCGTGGAGTTGGCCTATTTCCACGACTCCATTCACAACGATTTCAAGACGGCTCGACCGCTTTATGAAGAGGGTGCTGCCCAAGCATTGGCAGTCCTGGAGGATGCCTGGGCGGGACTCCTCACCTCGCTTGTCCTTGAGCAGCAACTCCCAGAGGCGCTGGCACTCGCTCAACAGGCCGAGAGCCTCTTCCCTGAGTCGGCGCGCCTCATGCCCCGTGTCCATGAGGCGCGGGAACGTGCTGTCGCCGCTGGGCTGCTCCCGCCGGAATCGAAGGACCCGTGAGCAGTGGGTCCCCAGGGCCCGGTCTTGAAGAAGGAGGGTCAGTCCCTTCTCCGCTGCGGGTGGCAATCACGCTAAGGTGATGTCCGTGAATTGCACAGACTGGTCACATGTAGGCTGCAGCGCGGGGCGAATGCATCACGTCCTGCTGGTCATGCTGCTGGCTGTTGTGGGGTGCTCGCCCCCCAAGCCTGTCCCAGGAGTCGTGCGCCCTGGCCCAGGGGAATCCTTCCTCAAGAGCCTTCCGGGCCCCATGCCTGGCTTTGGGCCATACGCCACCTACCCAGAAGCACTGCTGGCGGCCTGTCCCATCATCCTTTCCAAGCCGCATGCCACTGCTGGCCGCCTGGGCGCACAGAACTTCGAACTGCGGTGGCGCCTCTCGAACGAGTATTGCGGATGGGTGTACTACACGCCGGATCATCAATACGAGCTGAGCATGCTGACAGATCAGGCCGTGCCGGATCCTGCAAACAGGTGGAAGAACTGCAAACTGCCTCCCTTCGTGAGCGACCCCCGCTATCCGGCAGACAGCCTTCAGTACATCCTCGCCATACACAACCACCCCTTCGAAGACATTCTCTCCGAGCGGGACATCCGGTTCATCGTCGAGATGGGGAAGCTTCATGGGTTCGAGTCCAAGACCCAAGCCACGACGACCCGCCTTGCCATCATCGCGTTCTTCTCGCGCTCAGATGCTCTTGAGTCTCCCCCATGCGATGGTTTCTTCGAATACATCCCCTTCACTGGAGCGTTGGCGAAGTGGACTCGCGCAGGAGAGAAGTGGCGCAAGGAGCAACTCGGCTCCGTCAAGTGGATCAACGATGACACATATGAAATCCACTGGAACTAACGGACGCCCGAGAGGGCTGTTGTTCACTTTGGTTATTGTTGGGGCGAGTTGTATTCACAGCGTGTCACCTCCCGCTCCTCAAGAAGAGGATCCATCCATCCGGTTCCCTCCTCTCGGCGCGCTCGACACCATGAAGGTCGATGCGCGCCAACAACCGTATGAGATCGATGGCGTGCTTCTTGAGGCCATTGACATCGCCGTCAACGACTTCCTGCCTCCTGGGGATTCGGAGATCCCGTGCGAACGGAGGAAGGAATCCTATCGCTACCGCATCTTTCGGCAGGGTGACGTCGTCTTCGTTGAGATCATGGAAGATCCTTCACGGTGTGGCAGCCAGTATCCGTCATTGGATTCAGGTGCCGCCTATGCCGTCACCACGGATGGCCGGATCCTCAGACGCCTCTTTGGCAGTCGGATGGGTGAGCTTCTCGGTGCACCTTCGACAGGGAGAGCTAGCTCCGTGCCGGCCTCTGAAGCGGGTGGTTCTCAAGAGCACTTCGATGGCCTCTCTCCCTACTTGCCGCTCGAGTGGCAGGATGCGGGGCCACGTCCCTCGACTCCAGATGGCGGCCCTTCGACCCAGGATGGTGGCGCTGTTGGAGAACTCTCGGATGGGGGAAGGCGGTGAGACATGCTCCCGGTTTCGCTATGGGAGCCACGCTTGGACTGCGCCACCGGATCAAGAAGTTCCTGCTCACCCATTGGAGAATGGAAGCAGCGGTGCATCAAGAACTACCATGCTTGTCAGCAGGAGCCAGACTGGACAGGCCCTTGTTACGATGTGCGGACCGCACAAGCGCAAGACCCGGAGGTGAACAGGTGGAGTACGTGGATGCCGACCTGGATGCCGTCTGGAACCAGCTCTGGGAGTTGGAGAACCGGCTCCAACAGGGTGAAGTCCTGAAGCTCACCCCGGAAGTATGCGACCTGCTCCAGCACGCGGCGCCCACAGTTGCCATCAGCAGGGCCGAGGCAGAAACAGCCCTCGCCAGCGTGGAGGGGACCACGGTGCTGCTCCGGGGCATCCGGGCACGCGTTCGCGACGGTTCCCATCGTTTGAGTGACGCACTGCACAGGATGTATCGCCTCAGAGACGCAGGGGACCTTGATGGGGCACGACAGCAGATGCGCGATCTGCTCGCTGTCGAGGTGGTGCCTCTCTACCGGGAGATTGCTGAAGGGCAGTTGGATCGGCTCGACGAGCTGACCTAGGTGAAGGTGCGGGTACTTCGCAGGTTCCCCCGTCTCTGCTCACTGAGTCCCCACGGCCTGACCTTGAAGAGACAGATAGCTCTGACCCCTTGGCTTTCTGACCTTGGAGCCACTCGGCATCACGCTCCTGTGGAACAGCAGCGCCCTCCCCGTCACGGACTCACCGCTCATGGACGTGTAGACGGCCCATCCCTTGATAGCAAGGTTCTCCATGCTCTCGATGAAGCAGCAGTGCCCATGAACGAGTGGGGCCCGCCCGAACATGAAGGCTCCCGGTGTTGACGCAACCTGGCACGTCATAGGCGCTCCGCGCGCTGAGTGCTAGCGTCCTCAG encodes the following:
- a CDS encoding DUSAM domain-containing protein codes for the protein MDADLDAVWNQLWELENRLQQGEVLKLTPEVCDLLQHAAPTVAISRAEAETALASVEGTTVLLRGIRARVRDGSHRLSDALHRMYRLRDAGDLDGARQQMRDLLAVEVVPLYREIAEGQLDRLDELT